From a single Rutidosis leptorrhynchoides isolate AG116_Rl617_1_P2 chromosome 5, CSIRO_AGI_Rlap_v1, whole genome shotgun sequence genomic region:
- the LOC139849453 gene encoding uncharacterized protein, whose protein sequence is MAKWAIELGKHEISISPRSAVKGQVLADYLAETAGDIEVSHESKEIPPPPEQLWEMHTDGACGLEGAGVGIVLKSPEGEEYTFVLRFSFPFTNNEAEYEALLSGMRVAKYLEVKELSVYVDSQLVANQFNGIFEAHDESMQKYLKLVQELAVDFDLFQITQVSRTLNKKADALNSVSTTVEEEERSWMTPIIEFLTKGTLPIDSSEARKIKMKAPMYLLDNGVLYRKSFLGPHLRCLNPTQAESIIREVHEGMCALHSGHKIVASKIMRIGYYWPSMYRDAAEQTFTSVAHPQANGQCEVTNQDIVLGMKARLGLCRRGWIDELPNIFWAHRTTLKGTTNETPFSLVYGSEAVIPVKIIMPTMRITSFDESSNSEELRENLNFVEEHREMAAIKEAINKQRNASYYNKRVQPLSFQLDDLVW, encoded by the exons atggccaaatgggctattgaattgggAAAACATGAAATAAGTATCTCGCCACGAAGTGCGGTAAAAGGAcaagtcctagcagattatctggctgaaacagcCGGAGATATCGAAGTCTCGCATGAATCGAAAGAAATACCACCTCCGCCCGAACAGCTGTGGGAAATGCACACAGATGGGGCTTGTGGTCTAGAAGGCGCAGGGGTAGGAATAGTCCTAAAAAGTCCAGAAGGGGAAGAGTATACCTTCGTACTGCGATTCAGCTTCCCATTCACAAATAATGAAGCTGAATATGAAGCATTGTTATCTGGGATGCGGGTAGCAAAATATCTGGAGGTTAAAGAACTATCAGTATATGTTGATTCGCAGTTGGTTGCAAACCAATTTAACGGAATATTCGAAGCACATGATGAGTCGATGCAAAAATACTTAAAGCTTGTGCAAGAGCTAGCAGTCGACTTCGATTTATTCCAGATAACTCAGGTTTCGAGGACGCTGAATaaaaaggcggatgcgctaa ACAGTGTTTCGACTACGGTTGAAGAAGAAGAGCGGAGTTGGATGACACCAATTATAGAATTTCTAACCAAAGGTACGTTGCCGATAGATTCAAGTGAAGCAAGAAAGATTAAGATGAAAGCACCAATGTATCTGTTAGACAATGGAGTCCTATACAGAAAATCTTTTCTGGGGCCTCACTTGCGGTGTCTCAATCCAACTCAAGCGGAGTCAATTATACGGGAAGTACACGAGGGAATGTGCGCACTGCATTCGGGACATAAAATAGTTGCGTCCAAAATAATGCGGATTGGATATTACTGGCCGTCAATGTATAGAGATGCCGCAGAG CAAACATTTACATCAGTCGCACACCCTCAGGCGAATGGTCAATGTGAGGTTACGAATCAGGATATCGTTTTAGGAATGAAAGCAAGGCTGGGATTGTGTCGAAGGGGTTGGATAGACGAATTGCCTAACATTTTTTGGGCACACCGCACAACTTTGAAGGGCACAACTAATGAAACACCCTTTAGTTTGGTGTACGGGTCCGAGGCTGTAATACCCGTTAAAATAATTATGCCAACCATGCGCATAACAtccttcgatgaaagtagcaaCAGCGAAGAACTGCGTGAAAATCTAAACTTCGTTGAAGAACACAGAGAAATGGCGGCaataaaagaagcaatcaacaaacaAAGAAACGCAAGCTACTATAATAAGCGCGTCCAACCATTATCCTTCCAATTGGATGATCTGGTGTGGTGA